The Mycolicibacterium lutetiense genome window below encodes:
- a CDS encoding acyl-CoA dehydrogenase family protein translates to MSGIWNTPERESLRKTVRSFTEREVLPHAAEWERTGELPRELHRKAGGAGLLGANFPESVGGGGGDSADAVIICEEMHYAGSPGGVFASLFTCGIAVPHMIASGDERLIETYVKPTLRGELIGSLAITEPGGGSDVGHLTTRAVRDGDDYLLNGAKTYITSGVRADYVVTASRTGGPGAAGVSLIVVDKGTPGFEVSRKLDKMGWRSSDTAELSYTDARVPVANLIGAENSGFFQIAAAFVSERVGLAVQAYASAQRCLDLTVEWCRNRETFGKPLIARQSVQNTLAEMARRIDVARVYTRHVAERQLAGEANLITEVCFAKNTAVDAGESVANQAVQLFGGMGYMAESEVERQYRDMRILGIGGGTTEILTSLAAKTLGFQS, encoded by the coding sequence GTGAGCGGCATCTGGAATACCCCCGAACGCGAGTCGCTGCGCAAGACGGTGCGCAGTTTCACCGAGCGTGAGGTCCTACCCCACGCCGCCGAGTGGGAACGCACCGGCGAGCTCCCGCGCGAACTGCACCGCAAGGCCGGCGGGGCCGGACTTCTCGGAGCCAACTTCCCCGAGTCGGTCGGCGGCGGTGGCGGCGACAGTGCCGACGCCGTGATCATCTGCGAGGAAATGCATTACGCCGGCTCACCCGGCGGCGTGTTCGCCTCGCTGTTCACCTGCGGCATCGCGGTGCCGCACATGATCGCCTCGGGCGACGAGCGCCTGATCGAAACGTATGTGAAGCCCACGCTGCGCGGGGAGCTCATCGGATCGTTGGCCATCACCGAACCCGGTGGCGGCTCGGATGTCGGGCACCTGACGACGAGAGCCGTTCGAGACGGTGACGACTACCTCCTCAACGGCGCCAAGACCTACATCACCTCGGGTGTGCGCGCCGACTACGTCGTCACCGCGTCGCGCACCGGCGGTCCCGGGGCCGCGGGCGTGTCCCTGATCGTGGTGGACAAGGGCACGCCCGGCTTTGAGGTCAGCCGCAAGCTCGACAAGATGGGTTGGCGCTCAAGCGATACCGCTGAACTGTCTTACACCGATGCACGGGTGCCGGTGGCCAACCTGATCGGTGCGGAGAACTCCGGCTTCTTCCAGATTGCCGCGGCGTTCGTGTCCGAGCGGGTGGGCCTGGCCGTGCAGGCGTACGCGAGTGCGCAGCGTTGTCTGGATCTGACCGTCGAGTGGTGCCGCAACCGCGAGACCTTCGGCAAGCCACTGATCGCCCGGCAATCGGTGCAGAACACGTTGGCCGAGATGGCCCGGCGCATCGATGTGGCCCGGGTGTACACGCGCCATGTGGCCGAGCGGCAGTTGGCAGGTGAGGCCAACTTGATCACCGAGGTGTGTTTCGCCAAGAACACCGCGGTCGATGCCGGTGAATCGGTGGCGAACCAGGCCGTGCAGTTGTTCGGCGGAATGGGCTATATGGCCGAATCCGAGGTCGAGCGTCAGTACCGTGACATGCGCATCCTGGGTATCGGCGGTGGCACCACCGAGATCCTGACCTCGTTGGCCGCAAAGACATTGGGGTTCCAGTCGTGA
- a CDS encoding Rieske 2Fe-2S domain-containing protein — translation MSSDSTGTAVREIDVGTTPTRFARGWHCLGMVSEFLDGKPHSIHAFGTKLVVFADSKGELHILDAYCRHLGGDLAQGEVKDDAVACPFHDWRWSGSGRCTQVPYAKRAPRLARTRVWISSVRAGLLFVWHDPEGNTPPPHLDIPDIPEFRDEGWTEWSWRTELIGSNCREIVDNIVDMAHFYYIHFGFPTYFKNVFEGQVASQYLQTIGRPDVNLGGSHYAGEQVLDSEASYFGPSFMINRLHNSYSGYAVEAILVNCHYPVSPDSFVLQWGIMVRRPKGLTAEATDMLLHAFTDGVSRGFLQDVEIWKNKTRIDNPLLVEEDGPVYQLRRWYEQFYVDAADVTPDMTDRFEYEVDTTAANEYWRNEVAEHLRQQEPPAPALTGLGLTQSNPERAVQ, via the coding sequence TTGAGTAGCGATTCGACTGGCACTGCGGTGCGCGAGATCGACGTCGGCACGACGCCGACGCGGTTCGCTCGTGGCTGGCACTGCCTGGGCATGGTGTCGGAGTTTCTGGACGGCAAACCCCATTCGATTCACGCATTCGGGACGAAGCTGGTCGTCTTCGCCGACAGCAAGGGCGAACTGCACATTCTCGATGCCTACTGCCGCCATCTCGGCGGCGACCTGGCTCAAGGTGAGGTCAAAGACGATGCAGTTGCGTGTCCGTTCCACGACTGGAGGTGGTCCGGCAGTGGCCGCTGCACACAGGTGCCCTATGCCAAACGCGCTCCACGACTTGCACGTACACGTGTGTGGATATCAAGTGTCCGTGCGGGTCTCCTATTCGTCTGGCATGACCCCGAGGGCAATACACCGCCTCCGCATCTGGACATCCCCGACATTCCGGAGTTTCGTGACGAGGGCTGGACGGAATGGTCGTGGCGCACCGAGCTCATCGGCTCGAACTGTCGAGAGATCGTCGACAACATCGTCGACATGGCGCACTTTTACTACATCCATTTCGGGTTCCCGACCTACTTCAAGAACGTGTTCGAAGGCCAGGTGGCGTCCCAGTACCTCCAGACGATCGGGCGGCCCGACGTCAACCTGGGTGGATCGCACTACGCCGGTGAACAGGTCCTCGATTCCGAAGCGTCCTACTTCGGTCCGTCGTTCATGATCAACCGGCTGCACAACAGCTACAGCGGATACGCCGTCGAAGCAATCCTGGTCAACTGCCACTACCCGGTATCGCCGGATTCCTTTGTGCTGCAATGGGGCATCATGGTCCGCCGGCCGAAGGGGCTGACCGCCGAGGCGACCGACATGCTGCTGCATGCGTTCACCGACGGTGTCAGCCGCGGGTTCCTGCAGGATGTGGAGATCTGGAAGAACAAGACCAGGATCGACAACCCGCTTCTGGTCGAGGAAGACGGTCCGGTCTATCAGCTGCGGCGGTGGTACGAGCAGTTCTACGTCGATGCCGCAGACGTCACCCCGGACATGACCGATCGCTTCGAGTACGAAGTGGATACCACTGCCGCCAATGAGTATTGGCGCAACGAAGTCGCCGAGCATCTTCGACAGCAGGAACCACCGGCCCCGGCCCTCACTGGCCTCGGTCTCACCCAGTCCAACCCTGAAAGGGCAGTCCAGTGA
- a CDS encoding acyl-CoA dehydrogenase family protein, whose protein sequence is MSFIETDEQKALRQAVAAMAANYGQDYYLEKARSGQHTTELWNEAGKLGFIGVNLPEEYGGGGAGMYELSMVMEEMSAAGSALLMMVVSPAINGTIISKFGTEEQKKRWIPGIADGSITMAFAITEPDAGSNSHRITTTARRDGSDWIIKGQKTFISGVDQAQAILVVGRSEDHKTGNLKPALFVIPTDTPGLSWTKIEMEIVSPESQFQVFLDDVRLPADALVGSEDAAIAQLFAGLNPERIMGAASATGVGRFAINKAVDYVKTRQVWKVPIGSHQGISHPLAQNHIEVELAKLMMQKAATLYDAGDDFGAAEAANMAKYAAGEASVRAVDQAVQSLGGNGLTKEYGIAAAVTASKLARIAPVSREMILNFVAQTSLGLPRSY, encoded by the coding sequence ATGAGCTTCATCGAGACCGACGAGCAGAAGGCCCTGCGCCAGGCGGTGGCCGCGATGGCCGCCAACTACGGGCAGGACTACTACCTGGAGAAGGCCCGTTCCGGGCAGCACACCACCGAATTGTGGAACGAGGCAGGCAAACTCGGCTTCATCGGGGTGAACCTGCCCGAGGAGTACGGCGGCGGTGGCGCCGGCATGTACGAGCTGTCCATGGTGATGGAAGAGATGTCGGCGGCCGGGTCGGCGCTACTGATGATGGTCGTCTCCCCCGCGATCAACGGCACGATCATCTCCAAGTTCGGCACCGAGGAGCAGAAGAAGCGCTGGATCCCCGGTATCGCCGACGGCTCGATCACCATGGCCTTCGCGATCACCGAGCCTGACGCGGGTTCCAACAGCCACCGCATCACCACCACCGCCCGCCGCGACGGCAGCGACTGGATCATCAAGGGCCAGAAGACGTTTATCTCCGGGGTCGATCAGGCGCAGGCCATCCTCGTCGTCGGCCGCTCCGAGGACCACAAGACCGGAAACCTCAAGCCCGCACTGTTCGTCATCCCGACCGACACCCCGGGTCTGAGCTGGACCAAGATCGAGATGGAGATCGTCAGCCCGGAGAGCCAGTTCCAGGTGTTCCTCGACGATGTCCGGCTGCCCGCCGATGCGCTGGTGGGCTCTGAGGACGCCGCGATCGCGCAGCTGTTCGCCGGACTGAATCCCGAACGCATCATGGGGGCAGCATCCGCGACGGGCGTGGGCAGGTTCGCCATCAACAAGGCCGTCGATTACGTGAAGACTCGCCAGGTCTGGAAGGTACCGATCGGTTCTCACCAAGGTATCTCGCATCCGTTGGCGCAGAACCACATCGAGGTGGAGCTGGCCAAGCTGATGATGCAGAAAGCCGCGACGCTGTACGACGCCGGCGACGACTTCGGTGCGGCCGAGGCCGCCAACATGGCCAAGTACGCCGCCGGTGAGGCATCGGTGCGGGCGGTCGATCAGGCCGTGCAGTCGCTCGGCGGCAACGGTCTGACCAAGGAGTACGGCATCGCGGCCGCAGTGACGGCGTCGAAGCTCGCCCGCATCGCGCCGGTGAGCCGCGAGATGATCCTGAACTTCGTCGCGCAGACGTCGCTCGGTCTTCCTCGGTCCTACTGA
- the hsaA gene encoding 3-hydroxy-9,10-secoandrosta-1,3,5(10)-triene-9,17-dione monooxygenase oxygenase subunit: MQAVRDPRTVLAGIDELLPLLRERAQATEDRRAIHEESLSALDDIGFFKLLQPEQWGGMQCDPTVYCEAVRRLASACGSTGWVAGVLAVHNWHLALFDQQAQEDVWGDDPSARVSSSYAPMGAGHVVDGGYLVSGSWQWSSGSAHATWAFVGGPVIKDGRPVDFGSFLIPRSDYEIDDVWNVVGLRGTGSNTLVVKDVFVPEHRFLSYAAMNDGTAGGYQTNTAPVYKMPWGTIHPTTISTPIVGMAYGAYDAHVEHQGKRVRAAYAGEKAKDDPFAKVRIAEAASDIDAAWRQLSGNVADEYALLVAGEEIPFELRARARRDQVRATGRAIASIDRLFEASGATVLSNDAPVQRFWRDAHAGRVHAANDPERAYLIFGDNEFGLPPADIMV, encoded by the coding sequence ATTCAGGCGGTGCGCGATCCGCGGACAGTTCTGGCCGGTATCGACGAGTTGTTGCCGCTGCTGCGGGAGCGGGCCCAGGCCACCGAGGATCGGCGCGCGATCCACGAAGAATCATTGTCGGCACTCGACGACATCGGTTTCTTCAAGCTGCTGCAGCCCGAGCAGTGGGGCGGCATGCAGTGCGATCCGACCGTCTACTGCGAGGCAGTGCGCCGCTTGGCCAGTGCCTGCGGTTCCACCGGATGGGTGGCAGGAGTGCTGGCCGTGCACAACTGGCATCTGGCCCTGTTCGATCAGCAGGCACAAGAAGATGTCTGGGGCGACGACCCGTCCGCGCGGGTGTCGTCGTCCTATGCCCCGATGGGCGCCGGACACGTCGTCGACGGAGGCTATCTGGTATCCGGCTCGTGGCAGTGGTCGTCCGGAAGTGCGCACGCGACTTGGGCCTTCGTCGGCGGCCCGGTGATCAAGGACGGGCGGCCGGTCGATTTCGGCAGCTTCCTGATCCCGCGCTCCGACTATGAGATCGACGATGTGTGGAATGTCGTCGGCCTGCGCGGCACCGGCAGCAACACCCTGGTGGTCAAGGACGTGTTCGTGCCCGAACACCGTTTCCTGTCGTATGCGGCGATGAACGACGGCACCGCCGGCGGCTACCAGACCAACACCGCCCCGGTGTACAAGATGCCATGGGGCACCATCCATCCCACCACCATCTCGACTCCGATCGTCGGCATGGCCTACGGCGCCTACGATGCCCACGTCGAGCACCAGGGCAAGCGGGTCCGCGCCGCCTATGCGGGTGAGAAGGCCAAGGACGATCCGTTCGCCAAGGTTCGGATCGCCGAGGCCGCCAGCGACATCGACGCCGCCTGGCGACAGCTGTCGGGCAACGTCGCCGACGAGTACGCCCTGCTGGTCGCCGGTGAGGAGATCCCGTTCGAGCTGCGGGCCCGGGCGCGTCGCGATCAGGTGCGTGCCACCGGCCGTGCGATCGCCTCGATCGACCGTCTGTTCGAGGCCTCGGGTGCCACCGTGCTCTCCAATGATGCTCCGGTGCAGCGGTTCTGGCGTGATGCGCACGCCGGTCGGGTGCACGCGGCCAACGATCCCGAGCGTGCCTATCTGATCTTCGGCGACAACGAGTTCGGCCTGCCCCCGGCCGACATCATGGTCTGA
- a CDS encoding ATP-binding protein produces MITRVLVANRGEIARRVFETCRRLGIGTVAVYTDPDAGSPHVAEADARVRLEGTNGYLDSAQLIAAAQASGADAIHPGYGFLSENPDFAAAVIDAGLTWIGPPVNAVAAMGSKIEAKKMMAAAGVPVLAELDPSTVTADQLPVLVKASAGGGGRGMRVVRELSELPTEVAAAQREAQSAFGDPTVFCERYLAAGHHVEVQVLADQHGTVWAVGERECSIQRRHQKVIEEAPSPLVERTPGMREKLFDAARLAAEAIGYAGAGTVEFMADHKGDFFFLEMNTRLQVEHPVTEATTGLDLVELQILVADGGTLDAQPPASRGSAIEARLYAEDPAKGWQPQAGTVHRFDVPGHVRVDTGIEDGSVVSIFYDPMLAKVISYAPTRRQAATVLADALARTRIHGLRTNRDLLVNVLRHPAFLGGATDTAFFDAHGLDTLAAALADAGVVTLSAIAAALANSAGNRSSAKVFGAAPSGWRNLASGYQSRTYRDAAGDDVPVRYRFTRTGVELPDEGGVSLVSATPDRVVLTVNGVDRAFDVAVYGDQVFVDSPLGPVALTALPRFPDPDDAVAHGSLLAPMPGSVVRVGAAVGDTVTAGQPLIWLEAMKMEHTIAAPEDGVLAELNVAAGQQVEVGAVLARVHNPEGEQS; encoded by the coding sequence ATGATTACGAGAGTTCTGGTCGCCAACCGCGGCGAGATCGCCCGCCGGGTGTTCGAGACGTGCCGGCGCCTCGGTATCGGCACCGTCGCGGTGTACACCGATCCCGACGCCGGGTCACCGCATGTGGCCGAGGCCGACGCCCGGGTGCGCCTGGAGGGCACCAACGGCTACCTCGATTCCGCGCAGCTCATCGCCGCGGCCCAGGCCTCCGGCGCCGACGCCATTCACCCCGGCTATGGGTTCCTCTCGGAGAACCCCGATTTCGCCGCCGCGGTGATCGACGCCGGGCTGACCTGGATCGGGCCACCGGTGAATGCCGTGGCTGCCATGGGCTCGAAGATCGAGGCCAAGAAGATGATGGCCGCGGCCGGCGTTCCGGTGCTGGCCGAACTCGATCCGTCCACCGTGACAGCCGATCAGCTGCCGGTCCTGGTGAAGGCCTCTGCCGGTGGCGGTGGTCGGGGAATGCGCGTCGTGCGTGAATTGTCGGAGCTACCCACCGAAGTGGCCGCCGCGCAGCGCGAGGCGCAGTCGGCGTTCGGCGACCCGACGGTGTTCTGTGAGCGCTACCTGGCCGCGGGCCACCACGTCGAGGTGCAGGTGCTGGCCGATCAGCACGGCACGGTGTGGGCGGTCGGTGAGCGCGAATGCTCGATCCAGCGCCGTCACCAGAAGGTCATCGAGGAGGCCCCCTCTCCCCTGGTCGAGCGCACCCCGGGGATGCGGGAGAAGTTGTTCGACGCAGCCCGCCTGGCCGCCGAGGCGATCGGCTACGCCGGTGCGGGCACGGTCGAGTTCATGGCCGACCACAAGGGTGACTTTTTCTTCCTGGAGATGAACACCCGTCTGCAGGTGGAACATCCGGTCACCGAGGCCACCACCGGGCTCGACCTGGTCGAGCTGCAGATCCTGGTGGCCGACGGCGGCACCCTCGACGCGCAACCACCGGCCTCACGTGGTTCGGCCATCGAGGCCCGCCTCTACGCCGAGGATCCGGCCAAGGGCTGGCAGCCGCAGGCCGGCACGGTGCATCGGTTCGACGTGCCCGGGCACGTGCGCGTCGATACCGGCATCGAAGACGGTTCGGTCGTGTCGATCTTCTACGACCCGATGCTGGCCAAGGTCATCTCCTACGCGCCCACCCGGCGTCAGGCCGCGACCGTGCTGGCCGATGCCTTGGCCCGCACCCGGATCCACGGACTGCGCACCAACCGGGATCTGCTGGTGAACGTCCTGCGGCATCCGGCATTCCTGGGCGGGGCCACCGACACGGCGTTCTTCGACGCGCACGGTCTCGATACCCTGGCTGCTGCGCTGGCCGACGCGGGGGTGGTGACGCTCTCGGCGATCGCCGCCGCCCTGGCCAACTCCGCGGGCAACCGCAGCAGTGCAAAGGTTTTCGGTGCCGCCCCGAGCGGCTGGCGCAACCTGGCCTCGGGATACCAGTCCCGGACCTACCGCGATGCCGCGGGCGACGACGTCCCGGTGCGCTACCGATTTACCCGTACCGGCGTTGAATTACCCGACGAAGGCGGGGTTTCCCTGGTGTCGGCGACTCCGGACCGGGTGGTGCTCACCGTCAACGGGGTGGATCGCGCGTTCGACGTGGCGGTGTACGGCGATCAGGTGTTCGTCGACTCCCCGCTGGGCCCCGTGGCACTCACCGCGCTGCCCCGCTTCCCCGATCCCGACGACGCGGTGGCGCACGGCTCGCTGCTGGCACCGATGCCCGGTTCGGTGGTGCGCGTCGGCGCCGCCGTCGGCGATACCGTCACCGCCGGACAGCCCCTGATCTGGCTGGAAGCCATGAAGATGGAGCACACCATCGCCGCCCCCGAGGACGGGGTGCTGGCCGAACTCAATGTCGCCGCTGGCCAACAGGTCGAGGTCGGCGCCGTACTTGCCCGCGTGCACAACCCTGAAGGAGAACAGTCATGA
- a CDS encoding acyl-CoA carboxylase subunit beta — MTTLKSTIDPRSPGFTEAAEVMAAKLTELDTEHAKALAGGGPKYVDRHHGRGKLTARERVELLLDPDAPFLELSPLAAWGSDFTVGASVVCGIGAVEGVECLIVANDPTVKGGTSNPWTLKKILRANQIAMENRLPVVSLVESGGADLPTQKEIFIPGGQMFRDLTRLSAAGIPTIALVFGNSTAGGAYVPGMSDHVVMIKDRSKVFLAGPPLVKMATGEESDDESLGGAEMHARTSGLGDYLANDELDAIRIGRRIVARLNWRKQGPAPAPVVEPRFDPEELIGIVPADLRIPFDPRDVIARIVDGSDFDEFKPLYGSSLVTGWATLYGYPVGILANHRGVLFSEESQKATQFIQLANRSNTPLLFLHNTTGYMVGKQYEEGGMIKHGSMMINAVSNSTVPHISLLVGASYGAGHYGMCGRAYDPRFLFAWPSSKSAVMGGTQLAGVLSIVSRAAAEARGQAVDEAADAALRAAVEAQIEAESLPMFLSGRLYDDGVIDPRDTRTVLGMCLSAIASGPIEGTSNFGVFRM; from the coding sequence GTGACCACTCTCAAGTCCACCATCGATCCCCGCTCCCCCGGGTTCACCGAGGCCGCCGAGGTGATGGCGGCCAAGCTCACCGAACTCGACACCGAACACGCCAAAGCGCTGGCTGGTGGCGGGCCCAAGTACGTCGACCGCCATCACGGCCGCGGCAAGTTGACCGCCCGCGAGCGCGTCGAGCTGCTGCTGGATCCGGACGCACCGTTCCTCGAGCTGAGCCCGCTGGCCGCCTGGGGCAGCGATTTCACCGTCGGCGCCAGCGTCGTCTGCGGTATCGGCGCCGTCGAGGGCGTCGAGTGCCTGATCGTCGCCAATGATCCGACGGTCAAGGGCGGCACGAGTAACCCGTGGACGCTCAAGAAGATCCTGCGCGCCAACCAGATCGCGATGGAGAACCGGCTGCCGGTGGTCTCCCTGGTCGAGTCCGGTGGCGCCGATCTGCCGACGCAGAAGGAGATCTTCATCCCCGGCGGGCAGATGTTCCGCGACCTGACCCGGCTGTCGGCGGCGGGTATTCCTACCATCGCGCTGGTGTTCGGCAACTCCACCGCCGGCGGGGCATACGTGCCGGGCATGTCCGATCACGTGGTGATGATCAAAGACCGCTCCAAGGTGTTCCTGGCCGGGCCGCCACTGGTCAAGATGGCCACCGGCGAAGAGTCCGACGACGAGTCGCTGGGTGGGGCCGAGATGCACGCCCGCACTTCGGGTCTGGGCGATTACCTGGCCAACGATGAGCTGGACGCCATCCGGATCGGGCGTCGCATCGTGGCACGTTTGAACTGGCGCAAGCAGGGGCCTGCGCCTGCCCCGGTGGTCGAGCCGCGGTTCGACCCCGAAGAACTCATCGGCATCGTGCCCGCCGATCTGCGCATCCCGTTCGACCCGCGCGATGTGATCGCCCGCATCGTCGACGGTTCGGATTTCGACGAGTTCAAGCCGCTGTACGGGTCGTCACTGGTGACGGGATGGGCCACGCTGTACGGCTACCCGGTCGGGATCCTGGCCAATCACCGCGGTGTGCTGTTCAGTGAGGAATCGCAGAAGGCCACCCAGTTCATCCAGCTGGCGAACCGGTCCAACACCCCACTTCTGTTCCTGCACAACACCACCGGCTACATGGTGGGTAAGCAGTACGAAGAGGGCGGCATGATCAAGCACGGTTCGATGATGATCAATGCGGTGTCGAATTCCACCGTGCCACACATCTCGCTGCTCGTCGGCGCCTCCTACGGTGCAGGCCACTACGGCATGTGTGGGCGCGCGTACGACCCGCGGTTCCTGTTCGCCTGGCCGTCGTCCAAGTCCGCGGTGATGGGCGGTACCCAGTTGGCCGGAGTGCTCTCGATCGTCAGCCGCGCCGCCGCCGAGGCCCGTGGACAGGCGGTCGACGAGGCTGCCGACGCGGCGCTGCGGGCCGCGGTCGAGGCTCAGATCGAGGCCGAGTCGCTGCCGATGTTCCTGTCCGGCCGGTTGTACGACGACGGGGTGATCGATCCCCGTGACACCCGGACCGTGCTGGGAATGTGCCTGTCCGCCATTGCGAGTGGCCCGATCGAGGGGACGTCGAACTTCGGCGTCTTCAGGATGTGA
- a CDS encoding ester cyclase has product MANDQNKAISRRIWEVFGSGDLGELDDLVAPGAAFHDTQDPFGDQRGPEHMRSLMGMYRTSFSNMRFDVKRQLADGDYVCTMIEAQGDNTGEIMGRPATGKHSRINLTNIDRIEDGKIAESWVTWDTLGMLQQLGLIPSGAQQKAPA; this is encoded by the coding sequence ATGGCCAATGATCAGAACAAGGCGATTTCCCGACGCATCTGGGAGGTATTCGGCTCCGGCGACCTCGGCGAGCTGGACGATCTCGTTGCTCCGGGTGCCGCCTTCCACGACACCCAGGATCCGTTCGGCGATCAGCGGGGTCCCGAACACATGAGAAGCCTGATGGGCATGTATCGGACGTCTTTCTCCAACATGCGATTTGACGTCAAGAGGCAACTCGCCGATGGCGACTATGTCTGCACGATGATCGAGGCCCAGGGCGACAACACCGGCGAGATCATGGGCCGGCCCGCTACCGGCAAGCACAGCCGGATCAACCTGACCAATATCGACCGGATCGAAGACGGCAAGATCGCCGAAAGTTGGGTCACGTGGGACACCCTCGGCATGCTGCAGCAGCTCGGCCTGATCCCCTCAGGCGCACAACAAAAGGCGCCAGCCTGA
- a CDS encoding enoyl-CoA hydratase family protein, with amino-acid sequence MSAVVHYRVQGAVARLTLDSPHNRNALSTALVEQLHQGLTDAADEPGVRVVVLGHTGGTFCAGADLSEAAGQDPGEIAVDRAREMTRTLRAILELPVPVIGAIDGHVRAGGMGLIGACDLVVAGPQSTFALTEARIGVAPSIISLTLLPKMSPRAAGRYFVTGEKFGAAEAAEIGLITQAADDVESAVAALTAEIAKGSPQGLATSKALTTASILRRFDEDAEALTRQSAQLFVSDEAREGMMAFLQKRPPNWVTG; translated from the coding sequence ATGAGCGCGGTCGTCCACTACCGGGTCCAGGGCGCCGTCGCACGCCTCACGCTGGATTCCCCGCACAACCGCAATGCACTGTCGACGGCCCTGGTGGAGCAATTGCACCAGGGGCTGACCGACGCGGCCGATGAACCCGGTGTGCGGGTGGTGGTGCTCGGTCACACTGGTGGAACCTTCTGCGCGGGAGCCGATCTGAGCGAGGCCGCAGGGCAGGATCCCGGCGAGATCGCGGTGGACCGAGCCCGGGAGATGACCAGGACGTTGCGGGCCATCCTAGAGTTGCCGGTCCCGGTGATCGGCGCGATCGACGGGCATGTGCGGGCCGGCGGGATGGGCCTGATCGGTGCGTGCGATCTCGTCGTCGCCGGCCCGCAGAGCACGTTCGCACTGACCGAGGCGCGCATCGGCGTTGCGCCGTCGATCATTTCACTGACGTTGTTGCCGAAGATGTCGCCGCGGGCGGCGGGGCGCTATTTCGTCACCGGGGAGAAGTTCGGTGCCGCCGAGGCAGCCGAGATCGGGCTGATCACGCAGGCCGCCGACGACGTCGAATCCGCCGTGGCCGCGCTGACCGCCGAGATCGCGAAGGGTTCACCGCAGGGGCTGGCGACGTCGAAAGCGCTGACCACGGCGTCGATCCTGCGCCGGTTCGACGAGGATGCCGAGGCACTGACCCGGCAGTCGGCGCAACTGTTCGTCTCCGATGAAGCCCGCGAGGGCATGATGGCATTCCTGCAGAAGCGCCCACCGAACTGGGTGACGGGCTGA